Sequence from the Erythrobacter insulae genome:
CTTTTGGGAGAATACACATGATCAAATTGGGCGCGATGCAGGAATTCACCATGCGCATCACCAGCGTTATCGACCATGCGGCGCGGGAATCCGGCCCGCGGGAAATCGTGACACGCTGGGCCGATGGTTCGGAAACACGCACCGATTGGTCCGGTATTCGCCGCGATGCCTTGAAAATGGCGCAAGCTCTTGAGGCACTTGGCCTGAAAAAAGGTGACCGCGTGGCCAGCCTTGCGATGAATCATTCGCGCCATCTGGTTAGCTGGTATGGCGTTGCGGGGATGGGCGGCGTGCTCCACACGGTAAACCCTCGCCTGTTCGATGATCAGCTCGAATATATCGTCAATCACGCCGAAGATAAGGTGCTGTGTTACGATGCGATGTTCCAACCGATCGTGGACCGCATGAAAGAGCGCTGGACCACGGTAGAGCATTACATTTGCTATGACAGCGGCGAACATTCGCCCGCTTTTGAAGACTGGATCGGCACCCAAAACGGCGATTACGAGTGGGTCGCGGGCGAAGAAACCGATCCGTGCATGATCTGCTACACCTCTGGCACCACGGGTAATCCAAAGGGGGTTCAGTATGAGCACCGATCAACCCTGATGCACGCAATCGCCGGCCTTCAACCGGCGGCATTCAATTTCTCCAGCGCCTCTGTGATGCTGCCGGTCGTCCCGATGTTTCACGCGGCAAGCTGGGGGCTTCCCTATGCTGGCGCGATGGCTGGCATCAAATTCGTATTTTCCTGTGTTAATGATCCCGCGGTGCTGCACGAATTGATGCTGCGCGAGAAAGTGACAGACAGTGCAGGTGTGCCGACCGTCTGGCTCGCGCATTTCCAGTATTGCGACAAGGAAGGCATCGACCTTCCGCCGCTGAAGGCTGCGACGATTGGCGGGTCCGCTTGCCCGCGCTTTATGATCGAGCGTCTGATGAAGAACGGCACGCGCGTTCAACATGCGTGGGGCATGACCGAAACATCGCCGATCGGTACCGTGGGCGGGCCAACCTGGGATTGGGAAGAGCTTTCGTTCGAAGAGCGCGTAAACAAGACCGCGATGCAGGGCCGCCCGATTTTCGGCGTGGAACTGCGCACGGTCGATCTGGACGATATGGCAACCGAACTGCCGCGTGATGGGAAGACATCGGGCGCGCTGCAAATTCGCGGCCCATGGATCATCAAACGCTATTTCAAAGCCGAGGAAGACGCTGTGGACGCAGATGGCTGGTTCGACACCGGGGATGTCGGCATCATCCACCCTGACGGCACGCTGCAATTGACTGACCGGACAAAGGACGTGATCAAGTCAGGCGGTGAATGGATCAGCTCGGTAGAGCTTGAAAACGCAGCCGTTGGCCATGCAGGCGTTGCCGAGGCAGCGTGTGTCGGAATGCCCCACCCGAAATGGGACGAGCGGCCCGTGCTGTTCGTAGTTCGCGCCGAAGGATCAAACGTGACCGGCGATGAGATCGTGGAGCATCTCAAGCCGCTGATCGCGAAATGGTGGCTTCCCGATGCGGTCGAGTTTGTGGATGATATTCCGCATACAGCGACGGGCAAGATCAGCAAAAAAGACCTGCGTGACCGGTTCTCCGACTACAAACTCGAAGCGTAGACAGCTGGATTAAGGACAGTGACATGATCCGTACCCGTTTTGCCGCAATCGCCGCATCGCTGGCTCTGCTTGCTTGCACTCAATCCGTCGCAGCCAGCGTCATTGACGTTGCAAAGACCCCGTGGTGCGGGTGCTGCGCCGTGTGGGTAGAGCGGATGCGCGCCGCCGGTTTTGAGCTTGCCGTGCGCAATGTCGATGATCTCAATCCAGTCGCTGACAAAGCCGGCGTGCCGCGCAATCTGCGCGGGTGCCACACTGCCAAGGTCGATGGTTACGTGATCGAAGGGCATGTGCCCGCAGCCGATATCCGCCGTTTGCTGAAAGAGCGGCCCGATGCGGTGGGGCTTAGCGTGCCGGGAATGCCTATCGGATCGCCGGGTATGGAAAACGGCACCCGCGTTGACCGGTATCAGGTTGTGCTCATCATGCGAGACGGGCGCCACCGCGTCTGGTCAGTGCATGGGGGCACAAGCTGAGTGAGACCGCAAAGCGGAGAACAGGGAGAGCAAACCGTGGCCAAATACTACATTGATCCATCGGCAGAGAATTTTCAGGCGTTCAAGGATTTGCCGCGTAACGAGCCGATCCACATGCTCAACCTGCTGCGATTTCGGGAGCATGCCGAATATCCCGAAGGTCACGAGCATCATGGCAATGGCTGGTCGGGTCAGCGCGCCTATCGGGAATATGGCAAAACCAGCGGTCCAATTTTCGCAGGCGTCGGCGGCACAATCGTTTGGCGCGGCAGTTTTCAGACAATGGTGACCGGACCAGATGACAAGGATTGGCATGACGGCTTTGTCGCTCAATATCCGAATTCGGGCGCCTTTTTTGAAATGATCAAGAACCCCGATTATCAAAAAGCGGTGGTCAACCGGACTGCCGCTTTGATCGATAGCCGGCTTATGCGGTTTAAACCGGGGCAATCGGGCGGGGGCTTTGGCTAGGCATACGTATCCTCGTCGCAATGGGCTGACCTAATTCGGCTGCGTTAGGCAGGATGTTCGCATGGCACAAAAAACTGTAGCAATGCTCACAGCGGGCGGTCTTGCGCCGTGCCTTTCCTCTGCTGTTGGCGGATTAATCGAACGCTATACCGAAATCGCGCCCGATATGCGCATTATCGCGTATCGCGATGGATATGCCGGGTTGCTCAAAGGCGACTGGACCGAGGTGGATGACAGAATTCGCGCCGAGGCCGCCAAGCTTCATGCTTTTGGTGGCAGTCCGATTGGAAACAGCCGGGTCAAGCTGACCAATGTCGAGGATTGCGAGAAGCGCGGTCTGGTGAAACCGGGCGAAAATCCGCTGCATGTGGCCGCCGAGCAGTTGACCCGCGACGGGGTTGATATCCTGCACACAATCGGCGGCGATGATACCAACACTGCGGCCGCAGATCTCGCCAGATATCTGCACGACAATGACTATCCGCTCACCGTGGTCGGATTGCCGAAAACGATCGACAATGATGTGATCCCGATCCGGCAATCGCTTGGCGCGTGGACGGCGGCCGAGCAGGGGGCGATCTTTGCGCGCAATATGATTGCAGAGCACACCGCCAATCCGCGTATGCTGACCGTTCATGAAGTGATGGGGCGCAATTGCGGATGGTTAACGGCGGCGACGGCCCGCGCGCATCATGAATGGATCAAACACGCACATTTTGCTGAGTGGGAAGAAAATGCGGCCGCACGCTGGGATGTCCACGGCGTCTATGTGCCGGAGCGCCCTTTGGATATCACGCGCGAAGCCAAACGGCTGCGCGCCACGATGGACGCGCATGGCAGCGTAAATCTGTTCATTTCAGAAGGCGCAGGGCTAAGCGAGATTGTGGCCGCGATGGAGAGTGAAGGCGCCGAAGTTCCGCGCGACCCATTTGGTCATGTGCAGCTCGACAAAGTGAATCCGGGCAAATGGTTTGCCGAACAATTCGCTGCGCAGCTGGGCGCGGAAAAAGTGCTCGTGCAAAAGAGCGGGTATTTCGCCCGGTCTGCTCCGGCAAATGAAGCGGACCTTGCTTTAATCCGCCGTTGCACGGTGCATGCAGTTGACGCGGCGATGCGCGGCGAATCCGGCGTGGCCGGACAGGACGAAGAACGCGGCGATGTGCTTCGCACGATTGAATTTGATCGGATCAAGGGCGGCAAACGTTTTGATGCGTCGGCGGATTGGTTTGCTGATTTGCTTAGCGAGCTCGGGCAAGATTAACGCGTCTAGAGCAAACGCATCTGCCCGCCCTGTTCGGGGCGTCTGAATTGCGAACAATCGAGCTGGAATTTCGGTTTTGCAATCCCAGCGCGCTTGCACGCTACGCGGAAACGCGCGCGAAAAAGATCGGCCCACACACCGCTCGGCTTCATGCGCGTAAAGAAATCGGGATCATTGTCTTTTCCAGACCGGATGGAGCGCACGATGCTCATAACCTTGCCCGCACGTTCAGGATAATGAACATTCAGCCATTCACGAAACAACGGCGCAACTTCGTGCGGCAGGCGCAGTGGAATCCATCCAGCGCTCTGTACCCCGAATTCGCCTGCTCTTGCGATGATACCTTCCATAAATTCATCGGTGATCGCCGGGATAATCGGCGATACCGAACAGTGGGCCGGGATGCCCGCCTCGACCAGCTTGCCAAGCGCTGCGAGCCTCTTTGCAGGCGCGGCGCAGCGCGGCTCCAATTTTGATGACAGCGCGGCGTCCATGCTGGTGACGGAAATCGCGACTGCGACGAGGTTTTGGCTTGCCATGTCAGACAACAAATCGAGATCACGCAGCACGCGGTCCGATTTGGTGGTGATCGTGACAGGGTGGCGCGCATCAAGGCACACTTCGAGCAGCTGCCGCGTGATCCCGTAACCGCGCTCAATAGGTTGGTACGGATCGGTGTTGGTCCCCATGGCAATCGGGCGAGGGCGGTATTTGGGTTTCGCCAGCGTTTCGCGCAGCAATCGGGCTGCGTTGGGCTTGGCAAAAAGCTTTGTCTCGAAATCCAGACCCGGCGACAGGTCGTGATAGGCATGGGTAGGGCGCGCAAAGCAATAGACACAGCCATGCTCGCATCCGCGATAGGCGTTGATGCTGCGGTCGAACGGCACATCGGGTGAAGCATTAAAGCTGAGGATGGTTTTTGGCTGTTCGTTGGTGACGGTCGTACGCAGTTTGGCCGGCGGACCGTCCAGCAATTCGACATGATCGCGCCAATCTGCATCGGTCTCTCGCGTGGCAAGGCCGAAACGGGTTGGGACTGACGCAGATGCTGCGCCGCGTCCGCTTTCATAGTCGGGATGTTCTGGCGTTCTCACGAGTAAGAACATAAATAGAACAAAGCAGAATGTGAAGCTCTATTTCTCGCGCAGCCTCGGCATCAAACCGACGAAATTGCAGGGCCGGTTGCGGCTATCAAGCTGTTCGGCAAGGATGCCGTCCCAGCCATCTTTCACCGCGCCGTTCGATCCGGGAAGGGCAAATATGTAAGTTCCGCGCGCAACGACCGCACAGGCACGCGATTGGACTGTGCTGGTGCCGATCGTCTTGAAGCTGAGCCAGCGAAAGAGTTCGCCAAAGCCGGGGATATCACGAGCATCAGTGATTTTGGACAGGGCTTCGGGCGTGACATCGCGGCCTGTCAGCCCGGTCCCGCCTGTGCTGATAATCGCATCTATGCCCGGATCGTTGATCCACATGCCGAGCTGCTGTGCGAGCAAATCCGCATTGTCTTTCACGATGGTACGCGCGGCGATATTGTGTCCCGCATCGCTAATTCGCGCGGCAAGGATATCGCCCGAAGTGTCGGTATCGCGCGTTCGCGTGTCGGAAACAGTCAGGACTGCAATATTGATCGGCGTAAATGTTTTTGTCTCGTCGATCGCCACTGTCTGCTCCTGTCAGCGATTTAAATAGGCTGACCGCGTCCTAACCGGCTGAGGGAAGCTTGGCCACCGACCTTGCGCCAAAGCCCGGCGGCTCGGGCTGGGCACGCCTGCGGCGCGCTCATACATCCAGTAATTGCGCATGACGATCGCAACATAGCCGCGGGTTTCCCAATAGGGAATCGATTCCATCCAGAGCAACGGATCGTTCTGATCGTTAATTTCGGTGTTCCAGCGGGTTACGGGCGTAAGGCCGGCGTTGTAAGCCGCCATAATTTTGGGCAATTGACCGCCTGTCGATGGATGATCGCGCAGCATTTCGAGATGCTGCTGACCATAGGCGAGATTTACCTCTGGATCGTTGAGATCGGCATAGCTCGCGCCCAGGTTCAATCTGCGGTTATGGTCGCGTGCCGTGCCGGGCATGATCTGCATCAAACCGCGCGCATTGGCGGGGCTAACCGCTCCGGCGCGGAAATTGGACTCTTGCAGTGCGTGGGCAAAAGCCAGTGAAGGGTCAACGCGCCAGCCATTGCGCGGTTGCCAGCGCGCCACAGGGAAACGCAAGGTTCCATCGCTGCGCTGACCGCGCGGTGCATTGTGCGCCATAAACAGCTGCGTCGCAGGCATGCCAAGCTCGCGGGCAAATCGCGACAGAGCATTGAAATTACGCGGATCACCCACGCGGGCCTGATACCGCAAGACTTCATCGGCAAGGGCGGGGCGGCCAATCTCCACGAGCGCCGCGGCAACCTTTACATTGTAGGTGTTTTCCAGTTCGCGCCAATCGCTTTTGGTGAATGGCTGCGGTGTCGCTGATCGTTCGAATTCCAATCCCAACTGGTCAGAGGCGAGCATTCCATAAAGCGTCTCGTCATAGCGCGCCGCCGCTTCGAGATGGCCTTGAGCCTGGCCAGGTTCGCGGCACCGGACAAGCGAACGATGCGCCCAATAATGCGATGCTGATGTTAGTTCTGCATTGGTGGATTTTACGGCCGCACGGGCAAAAGCTTCCCCGGCAAGCGAGCAATAGCCCAGTCGCCATGCAGAAAGTCCGGCGACCCATTCGCCTTCTGCCACCCATGCGCCGCTGCCCTCGCCAACGGTTTCGGCCAGTTGCAGCGCGGCTGTGTCGTTGTTTTCAATGTAATAGCTCCAGGCGACTTTTTGCCGCCATTCCGCGCGCGATTCCGCGCTCAGCTGTTCATCGATTTCAATCAGCAGCGAATGCGCGCCTGCGGGATCATCATTCTTGATCGAATCGAGAATGGCCGAGCGCGCCGATTCCGGCATTGTACCGTCATTGATGGATCGCGGGCGGATGCGTTTTGGTGCATAGGGCTGACGGCTGAAATTCTGCGTCTCGGCAAATTGAGGCAAGGCCTCTAACCCGCGTTTCGCGCCCATACGGCCCAGTTGTTCGGATTGTGGCAGATACACGCCAAGTTCGAACCAGTCGGCGATCTGTTCGGCGCTTACCCGCGGGCTGTTGGCGTGAACGTAGAATTCGGCAAGCGCGGTTTGGTAAAGAACCGAGCTTTCGTGCTTGCTGAGCCGCTCGCGAACCTCATCCCAATTTTCGCGGTCGAGCGCGTTGAACAGCGCGGCGAAATGCTCGCGTTCTCGTTGCGACAAGACCTGCGGGATCGCATCACTTTGCGATACGCCCTGTCCGTAATGCGCCGCCATGCTCTGGCTTTGTGCCATTGCCGAACCACTTATCAGGCTGGCAGAGGCCAAACCCATCGCAACCATCCCGGATCGCAGCATTTTTATCGTCATTTCCCGGCCGACCATTCAATCCATCTCCGCCAAAATCTGGCTTTTAGGCGGGGCATAGACATCATCGCGTCCAAGCCTTCGCTACTCAGAAGCGGCGTGTTTACGGACCTATGGTTGATTTCACGTAAAGAAGTAAACTCTTGTGACCGGTCGTGCCCTAAAAACGGCAGAATGCTGGTTCCCAGAGCAATCAGCCGTTTTGGCGCGACAAGTCGGATATGCAGCGCGGTGACTTCATCCATCCCGCCGGTCGCAATCGCTGTGGTATCTGCCATCGGCGTGTGCCGGGGGAGCGCGGATGCGATGTAGGTATCGTCCTCGGCGTATCCCATCGCGGCGAGCATATTTGAAAGCAGTTTGCCTTGGTCGCCGGAAAGCAGGGTGTCGCGGTCGCTTTCTTCGGGATCGCAGACCAGCACCATCAGATCACACTGCGGTTTTCCGCGCGGTAAAATCCGGCCCTTTGTGCCAATGCCATCAAGACCGGGCGCCTCCATCCAGAACGTGTGGAATTGCTCAAGCGAGGCAGGCGGCGAATCGCCCAGCAGATCGACGCGCTGAACACTTGGCGCGGCAATCTGTTTGTTTTCCGGATTTTGCTCTGCGTTTGCAGGATTGTCTCCATCCTGCCTTTGATCGGGTTTGCGGGCGGGCTCTATAACCTCTTCGTCAGTCAACCAAGCCGTAGCGTCATCGGTGAAATCCATGTCCACACCCGCATTGCTCCACCATTCAATAGTGGCGGCCAGATCGCGGGCAGAAGGGGTGGTGTGGGCGTTCATCAGATTGAAGGCAGGTCTTGACTGCGCAAACCCCAGTTAGCAAGTGGAACATTGATAGAGAGCGGCGCGGCACTCGCGCCCAAGCCAAGGGTAGAAGAGCGCATGTCCGAACGTGAATCAATGCCTTGCGATGTCGTTATCGTCGGCGGCGGCCCAGCGGGCCTTTCCGCAGCGATCCGGCTGAAGCAAATCAACGAAGAACTCGAAGTCGTTGTCCTTGAAAAAGGCTCCGAAATCGGCGCGCACATTCTTTCTGGCGCGGTTGTAGACCCCAAAGCGCTCGATGAACTGTTCCCTGACTGGCGCGACATGGATTGCCCGATGGCAGAAACTCCGGTGACAGATAACTGGCACTGGAACATGTCGAAAACCGGCAAGAGCTCTATCCCACACATCATCATGCCGCCTCTCATGAGCAATAATGGCTGCTATACCGGCTCGCTGGGCAATATGACCCGCTGGTTGGGCGAACAGGCCGAGGGCATGGGCGTTATGGTATTCCCGGGCTTCCCGGCGAATGAAGTCATGTTCGACGATGATGGCAATGTTCGCGGAGTGATCACTCAGGACATGGGTATTGCGGCGGATGGTTCGAAAAAGCCGGATTTTCAGCCGGGCATGGAAATCGAAGCAAAATACACTGTATTTGCCGAAGGCGCGCGCGGTTCGCTGACCAAGGAAATGAAAGCGAAGTTCGACCTTGAGGCGAATTGCGAGCCGCAGGTTTATGGCCTCGGTATCAAGGAACTTTGGGATATTGACCCCAAGAAACATGTTCCCGGCCGCGTGATCCACACGCAAGGCTGGCCGCTTACGGAAAGTGACAGCTGGGGCGGGGGCTTTCTCTACCATCAGGCTGGCGGTCAGGTTGCGCTCGGTTTCGTGACTGCGCTTGATTACAAAAACCCATGGGTTTCGCCGTATCAGGAATTTCAGCGCTGGAAACAGCACCCGGCGATCCGTGAAATCATCGAAGGCGGTAAACGCGTCGCCTATGGCGCGCGCGCCATTAACGAGGGCGGCTGGCAGTCTGTGCCAAAGCTCGCATTTCCGGGCGGCGCTTTGATCGGATGTGCGGCCGGTTTCGTAAATGTGCCGCGCATCAAAGGCAGCCACACCGCCATGAAAAGCGGTATGCTGGCAGCAGAAAGCATCGCTGCGGCGGTGGCCGCCGGTCACGAGAAAACCGAACTTTCCGATTACGATAGCGCGGTTCGCTCAAGCTGGATCGCGGACGAGCTGAAACTGGTCCAGAATGCAGAGCCTGCGGTCGCGAAATATGGCGGCGATATCGGCACCATGCTGGCGGGCGTCGATATGTGGATGCGCACGCTTAAGATTGGCCTGCCAATTGCGATGAAGCACCACGCCGATTACACCATGACGGGCCGCGCGGACCTTTATCCGAAGATCGACTATCCGAAACCCGATGGCGAGATCAGCTTTGACCGCCTGACGAACGTCGCGTTCAGCTACACCAACCACGCAGAGGACCAGCCGGTCCATTTGCAGGTCCAGGACATCGGCCTTCAGAAGAACAGCGAGCTGGACGTATTCGGCGGACCATCAGCACGCTATTGCCCGGCGGGCGTTTACGAGTGGGTTCAGGAGGAGGGCGCAGAGCCCAAATTCGTGATCAACTCGCAAAACTGCGTCCACTGCAAAACCTGCGACATCAAAGACCCGAACCAGAACATCAACTGGGTCACGCCGGAAGGTGGCGGCGGGCCTAACTATCCGAATATGTGATCAGCGTGGGTGACGGGGCCTACAATAAACTTCAGCATGAATTGTGTGTTGGGATGGGTTTTTGCGGCGGTTTAGCTGACGGCAAACCATCCCACGTTGATGATTTCATTCCCGAAGGCGGCGTTGTCACCGTTGACCAATTTATTCAGTTACTTTTCCAAGCGGAAGGCGATGGATACCCAGCCAATTATGATGCGAAACAATCTCCGCAGTACGAGGAATTGAAACGCATTTTTGTTGAGCAAATGGGTGCCGTTTCGGTCAACGCCTCTCGCTTGAAGTGGGATGTATAGATAGGGTGACCATCACCGAAACCGCTTTCGCCAAGATCAATCTCGCGCTGCATGTCCGCAAGCGGCGCGAGGATGGCTATCACGAGCTTGAGACGCTCTTTGCCTTTGTCGATGCGGGCGACACTCTGAGCGCCCGCGCGGCGGATCAGGACTGTGTGAGCACCGTGGGCGAGTTCGCAGGCGGTATCGACAATCCGTTCGACAATTTGGTGAGCAAGGCGCTCGGCTTGTTGCCGCGTTCGGGCGGTCTCGACATTACCCTCGAAAAGAAACTGCCGGTTGCCGCTGGTCTGGGCGGCGGGTCAGCCGATGCGGGCGCGCTGTTCCGCATTGTAGAACAAGCCCACGGCCTTCCCGATGATTGGCAGGAGCGCGCGGCAAAGCTCGGCGCCGACGTGCCGTGCTGTGTGCGCAGCGAAACAGTAGTCGGAAGGGGCACTGGCACCGAACTGGAACCCATCGAAAGCGATCTGGGCGGAATGGCTGTCCTGCTCCTCAACCCGCGCGTTCCGGTTTCCACTGGCCCCGTGTTCGCGGCATGGGACGGCAGGGATCGCGGCGCGCTGCCCGAGGGTAACGCTCGCCAAATCGCGCAATCAGGCCGCAACGACCTGCGCGATCCTGCCATCGCAATCTGCCCGCAAATTGCCGATGTTCTGGCCGAGCTGGAACACGATGCGCCATGGAAATTTGAAATGTCGGGATCAGGGGCCACATGTTTTGCGTTGTATGAACAAACCACAGCGCGCGATGAAGCCGCGCGCCGGATTGCAAAGGCGCATCCGCAGTGGTGGCAAATGACGGGGAAACTTAGATGATCGATGGACTTCCATACCGACAAGTCGGCGAACCCAAGCGCGGGGGACTTGTCTGTGTGGCCGATCATGCATCCAATTTTGTGCCTGATGATATTCCGCTGGGCATCACGAAAAAGCTGCTGGATACCCATGTTGCCGTCGATATCGGTGTGGCCGGCGTGGCAGAACGGATGGCACGGCGGCACGATATCCCAGCGCATCTGGCTATGGTCAGCCGCCTCGTCGTGGACCTCCACCGTGAAGAAGATCACCCGGCTGTTGTCCCGACCGAAAGCGACGGGCACTTGATCCCCGGCAATATCGGCGCAGATGTCGAAGCGCGGCTCAAAAAATATTACCGTCCGTATCACACCGCGTTGGAAAAATGGCTGGAGCAGGCCGAACCGGCGCTCATCATTTCGCTGCACAGTTTTACGCCGAAACTGGAAACCAGCGATGAAGAGCGGCCGTGGGAAATCGCGCTTCTGCACAATCAGGATGATCGCGCCGCGCGCCACGCCATCCGGTTGTTCGGGGAGCTGGGCCTGACGGTCGGGGATAATGTCCCGTATTCGGGCAAACAGCTCAATGCGACGATGAACCGTCACGCAGAAGCGCATGGGCGCCATTATTGCGCAATCGAGGTGCGTCAGGACCTGATCATGACGCGCGCACAGCAATCACGCTTTGCCGCAATGATCGCAGACGTATGCGGAAGGGTTGCGCTCGCGCTCGACTAACGGCAGTGCTGTTTCCCGAATTAAGCCTTACGGGAAACAATATGTCGTTCGATAAATCGAAATTGCCCAGCCGCCACGTCTCTGTCGGACCGGAGCGCGCGCCGCACCGCTCCTATTATTACGCCATGGGCATGACGGAAGAAGAGATCGCGCGCCCTTTTGTGGCGGTGGCGAGTGCCGGCAATGACAGCGCGCCGTGCAACACCACGCTTGATCCGCAGGCCAATATCTGCCGCGAAGGTGTGATCGAAGGCGGCGGTACACCGCGCCGGTTCAACACGATCACTGTGACCGATGGCATCGCAATGGGGCATCAGGGCATGAAAAGCTCGCTTGTCAGCCGTGAAGTGATCGCCGATTCGGTCGAACTTTCGGTGCGCGGGCACTGCTATGATGCGCTGGTAGGCTTTGCCGGTTGTGACAAGAGCCTGCCGGGCATGATGATGTCCATGCTTCGGCTGAATGTGCCCAGCATCTTTGTCTATGGCGGATCGATCCTGCCCGGCACTTATAAGGGTGAGGATGTCACTGTTGTCGATGTGTTTGAAAAAGTGGGCCAGCACGCGGCCGGAAATTGTCCGCTGCAAGAGCTCATTGCGCTCGAAAAAGTGGCGTGTCCGGGACATGGCGCATGCGGCGGTCAGTTCACGGCTAACACTATGGCTTGTGTGGGGGAGGCAATCGGATTGTCACTACCAAACAGCAATATGTCGCCTGCACCGTATAAATCACGTGAAGAGATTGCGCGCGCTGCCGGGCGTCAGGTGATGAAATTGATCGAACTCAATTTGCGCCCGCGCGATATCTGCACCCGCGCTGCGTTTGAAAATGCCGCGCGCGTGGTTGCGGCGACAGGTGGTTCAACCAACGCGGCGCTGCATTTGCCTGCCATGGCAAGTGAGTGCGGGATTGATTTTGATCTGTTCGACGTGGCCGAAATCTTCAAATCGACGCCCTACATCGCCGATCTTAAGCCGGGCGGAAAATACGTTGCCAAAGACATGCACGAGGCAGGCGGCGTCTATATGGGGATGCGAACACTGCTGGATGGCGGCTTTCTAGACCCGAACCCGATGACGGTCACAGGTAAAACGCTGGGCGAAAATCTGGAGGAGATCACCTGGAACCCCGATCAAAAGGTGTTCTATGATGTGAAACAGCCAATCACACCGACTGGCGGCGTTGTGGGCCTTAAAGGTTCGCTTGCGCCTGATGGGGCGATTGTGAAGGTTGCCGGGATGGAACGGCTCCAATTCACAGGGCCAGCCCGCGTTTTTGACTGCGAAGAAGATGCCTTCGCCGCGGTAGAAAAGCGCGACATTGCCGAAGGCTGCGTTGTCGTGATCCGTTACGAAGGACCAAAAGGTGGCCCCGGAATGCGCGAGATGCTGTCCACGACGGCGGCGCTTTATGGTCAGGGTATGGGCGAGAAAGTGGCTCTTATCACCGATGGCCGGTTTTCAGGTGCGACCCGCGGCTTTTGTATCGGCCATGTCGGCCCAGAGGCGGCCGAATGTGGACCGATCGCGTTGGTCGAAGATGGTGATACGATCCGCATTGATGCCGAAGCAGGGACGATTGATCTGGACGTCGAAGATGCCGTTCTTGATGAGCGCCGCAAAAACTGGACGCCGCGCACCAATGATTATCAATCAGGCGCGCTGTGGCGTTATTCTCAAACCGTGGGTTCCGCGCGGGAAGGTGCGCTTACCCATCCCGGAGCCAAGAATGAAACCCATGTTTTTGCGGATATTTAGCGCGGCAGCGGCGGCTCTTTTCGCCGCGTCATGCGGAACGGAAAGTCCCGTGCCGCAAGGGAGCGATATTCAATGCGCTATCGGCGCCGGAGTGGAGCTCGAAGCGGTCTGCACGCTTGAACGATCTGCGGAGGGTGAAAGTGTATCGTTCCTGATCCATCATCCCGATGG
This genomic interval carries:
- a CDS encoding lytic transglycosylase domain-containing protein, with amino-acid sequence MTIKMLRSGMVAMGLASASLISGSAMAQSQSMAAHYGQGVSQSDAIPQVLSQREREHFAALFNALDRENWDEVRERLSKHESSVLYQTALAEFYVHANSPRVSAEQIADWFELGVYLPQSEQLGRMGAKRGLEALPQFAETQNFSRQPYAPKRIRPRSINDGTMPESARSAILDSIKNDDPAGAHSLLIEIDEQLSAESRAEWRQKVAWSYYIENNDTAALQLAETVGEGSGAWVAEGEWVAGLSAWRLGYCSLAGEAFARAAVKSTNAELTSASHYWAHRSLVRCREPGQAQGHLEAAARYDETLYGMLASDQLGLEFERSATPQPFTKSDWRELENTYNVKVAAALVEIGRPALADEVLRYQARVGDPRNFNALSRFARELGMPATQLFMAHNAPRGQRSDGTLRFPVARWQPRNGWRVDPSLAFAHALQESNFRAGAVSPANARGLMQIMPGTARDHNRRLNLGASYADLNDPEVNLAYGQQHLEMLRDHPSTGGQLPKIMAAYNAGLTPVTRWNTEINDQNDPLLWMESIPYWETRGYVAIVMRNYWMYERAAGVPSPSRRALAQGRWPSFPQPVRTRSAYLNR
- a CDS encoding uracil-DNA glycosylase family protein, which produces MNAHTTPSARDLAATIEWWSNAGVDMDFTDDATAWLTDEEVIEPARKPDQRQDGDNPANAEQNPENKQIAAPSVQRVDLLGDSPPASLEQFHTFWMEAPGLDGIGTKGRILPRGKPQCDLMVLVCDPEESDRDTLLSGDQGKLLSNMLAAMGYAEDDTYIASALPRHTPMADTTAIATGGMDEVTALHIRLVAPKRLIALGTSILPFLGHDRSQEFTSLREINHRSVNTPLLSSEGLDAMMSMPRLKARFWRRWIEWSAGK
- a CDS encoding electron transfer flavoprotein-ubiquinone oxidoreductase, with protein sequence MSERESMPCDVVIVGGGPAGLSAAIRLKQINEELEVVVLEKGSEIGAHILSGAVVDPKALDELFPDWRDMDCPMAETPVTDNWHWNMSKTGKSSIPHIIMPPLMSNNGCYTGSLGNMTRWLGEQAEGMGVMVFPGFPANEVMFDDDGNVRGVITQDMGIAADGSKKPDFQPGMEIEAKYTVFAEGARGSLTKEMKAKFDLEANCEPQVYGLGIKELWDIDPKKHVPGRVIHTQGWPLTESDSWGGGFLYHQAGGQVALGFVTALDYKNPWVSPYQEFQRWKQHPAIREIIEGGKRVAYGARAINEGGWQSVPKLAFPGGALIGCAAGFVNVPRIKGSHTAMKSGMLAAESIAAAVAAGHEKTELSDYDSAVRSSWIADELKLVQNAEPAVAKYGGDIGTMLAGVDMWMRTLKIGLPIAMKHHADYTMTGRADLYPKIDYPKPDGEISFDRLTNVAFSYTNHAEDQPVHLQVQDIGLQKNSELDVFGGPSARYCPAGVYEWVQEEGAEPKFVINSQNCVHCKTCDIKDPNQNINWVTPEGGGGPNYPNM
- a CDS encoding 4-(cytidine 5'-diphospho)-2-C-methyl-D-erythritol kinase — its product is MTITETAFAKINLALHVRKRREDGYHELETLFAFVDAGDTLSARAADQDCVSTVGEFAGGIDNPFDNLVSKALGLLPRSGGLDITLEKKLPVAAGLGGGSADAGALFRIVEQAHGLPDDWQERAAKLGADVPCCVRSETVVGRGTGTELEPIESDLGGMAVLLLNPRVPVSTGPVFAAWDGRDRGALPEGNARQIAQSGRNDLRDPAIAICPQIADVLAELEHDAPWKFEMSGSGATCFALYEQTTARDEAARRIAKAHPQWWQMTGKLR
- a CDS encoding N-formylglutamate amidohydrolase, with the protein product MIDGLPYRQVGEPKRGGLVCVADHASNFVPDDIPLGITKKLLDTHVAVDIGVAGVAERMARRHDIPAHLAMVSRLVVDLHREEDHPAVVPTESDGHLIPGNIGADVEARLKKYYRPYHTALEKWLEQAEPALIISLHSFTPKLETSDEERPWEIALLHNQDDRAARHAIRLFGELGLTVGDNVPYSGKQLNATMNRHAEAHGRHYCAIEVRQDLIMTRAQQSRFAAMIADVCGRVALALD